In Terriglobia bacterium, the following are encoded in one genomic region:
- a CDS encoding TonB family protein: MRLGHVFTVGVALLLSLPLVAQEPQPSKSCIAPGETIYKPGVDGVNPPQPKPDKNAKNAPKIQGAISLELVVNGKGSVCSVRVLAATDKSSAQDTADYISKNWSFKPATKKGKPVAVAFTMNFRPN; this comes from the coding sequence CAGTTGGTGTAGCTCTACTTCTGTCGTTACCGCTTGTGGCTCAGGAGCCTCAACCCTCGAAATCATGTATTGCTCCCGGTGAGACGATTTACAAGCCGGGTGTCGATGGCGTGAATCCGCCACAGCCTAAGCCGGACAAGAACGCCAAGAATGCCCCGAAGATTCAAGGGGCGATTTCATTGGAACTGGTGGTGAACGGCAAAGGAAGTGTGTGCAGTGTCAGGGTCTTAGCTGCAACGGACAAAAGCTCCGCGCAGGATACGGCTGATTACATCTCCAAAAATTGGAGCTTCAAGCCAGCTACCAAGAAGGGGAAGCCCGTGGCCGTCGCTTTCACGATGAACTTCCGACCAAACTAG